Proteins encoded together in one Candidatus Kaiserbacteria bacterium window:
- the lepA gene encoding elongation factor 4: MKNIRNFSIIAHIDHGKSTLADRMLEVTSTISERKMRDQVLDKMDLERERGITIKMQPVRMNWKSGGEEYILNLIDTPGHIDFSYEVSRALKAVEGVVLLVDATQGIQAQTLSVLHLAREQGLVVIPVLSKIDSPLARTEDIKAELSLLLEIDEGDIRATSGKTGEGVAELLDVVVNKVPAPDMKGDDLRALIFDFQYSDHRGIVLFVRIIEGTLKKGEKVKFAAAGEQFTALETGIFTPEEEPREALSAGEIGYVITGIKKPGIVGVGDTVLSLRSNTVALSGYMEPRPVIWASVYPESQDDLALLRQSLERLRLMDSSLSYEEESSGVMGRGFRCGFLGMLHMEIITERLRREFDVELIVTLPTTVYEVTLKDGTIKTVYTPTRFPNDGEAAGIREQWVKASILAPSEHLAGVMPLLHEHEGTVVGTETMPDGRTQIIAEMPLREMMRNFFDKLKNISSGFASLSYEQIEMRDANVTRLDILIAEELSPAFSRIVSTRRLEEEAREMVAKLKDMLPKQLFVVKIQAKSQGRIIAGEKISAMRKDVTGYLYGGDITRKKKLLEKQKKGKKKALARGKVHIPHEVFMKVMRSE; encoded by the coding sequence ATGAAAAACATTCGAAATTTCAGTATTATCGCCCATATCGATCATGGTAAGTCTACATTGGCTGACCGTATGCTTGAAGTAACAAGTACAATATCTGAGCGCAAAATGCGTGATCAAGTATTAGATAAAATGGATTTAGAGAGAGAACGCGGTATTACTATAAAAATGCAACCAGTTCGTATGAATTGGAAAAGTGGCGGTGAGGAGTATATTTTAAATCTTATAGATACACCTGGGCACATAGATTTTTCGTATGAGGTGTCGAGAGCACTCAAGGCCGTTGAAGGAGTCGTTTTGTTAGTAGACGCTACCCAAGGCATACAAGCACAAACACTTTCGGTACTGCATCTTGCACGCGAACAAGGTCTTGTCGTTATTCCAGTACTTTCTAAAATTGACTCACCTTTAGCTCGCACCGAAGACATTAAAGCAGAGCTGTCACTTCTTCTTGAAATTGATGAAGGTGATATTCGTGCAACATCAGGAAAAACTGGAGAGGGAGTTGCTGAGTTGCTAGATGTGGTTGTAAACAAAGTGCCTGCTCCAGATATGAAAGGGGATGATTTGCGTGCACTTATTTTCGATTTCCAATACTCAGATCACAGAGGGATTGTACTTTTTGTACGTATTATTGAAGGAACTTTAAAAAAGGGTGAGAAAGTTAAATTTGCAGCAGCGGGGGAGCAATTTACTGCTCTGGAAACAGGTATATTCACACCAGAAGAGGAACCACGTGAAGCTCTCTCTGCGGGAGAAATTGGTTACGTTATCACAGGTATTAAAAAGCCGGGTATTGTTGGTGTTGGAGATACCGTACTTTCTTTACGTTCAAACACCGTAGCGTTATCTGGATACATGGAACCGCGTCCAGTTATCTGGGCAAGTGTGTATCCTGAAAGCCAAGATGATTTAGCGCTATTGCGACAGTCTCTCGAGAGATTGCGTCTTATGGATTCTTCTCTTTCTTATGAGGAAGAATCTTCTGGAGTTATGGGACGTGGGTTTCGTTGTGGTTTCTTAGGCATGCTCCACATGGAAATTATAACCGAGCGCTTGCGCCGCGAATTTGATGTTGAGCTTATTGTAACGCTACCAACTACTGTATATGAAGTAACATTGAAAGATGGGACTATCAAGACAGTGTACACCCCAACGCGATTTCCAAATGATGGAGAAGCAGCTGGTATCCGTGAGCAGTGGGTAAAGGCAAGTATTTTAGCGCCATCTGAGCATCTTGCAGGTGTTATGCCATTACTTCACGAGCATGAAGGTACCGTAGTTGGAACCGAAACAATGCCTGATGGGCGTACTCAAATCATTGCAGAAATGCCATTGCGAGAAATGATGCGAAACTTCTTTGATAAGCTAAAGAACATTTCCTCAGGCTTTGCGTCGCTGTCGTATGAGCAAATAGAAATGCGCGATGCTAACGTCACGAGGCTCGATATACTCATTGCTGAAGAGCTCTCACCAGCGTTTAGTAGAATTGTTTCAACCAGAAGGTTAGAGGAGGAAGCTCGCGAAATGGTAGCAAAATTAAAAGATATGCTCCCTAAGCAGTTATTTGTGGTTAAGATTCAAGCAAAGAGTCAGGGACGCATTATTGCCGGAGAAAAAATATCAGCAATGCGAAAAGATGTCACTGGATATTTATACGGCGGTGATATAACGCGAAAGAAGAAACTTCTCGAAAAACAAAAGAAGGGAAAGAAAAAGGCGCTTGCACGAGGAAAAGTACACATCCCTCACGAAGTGTTTATGAAAGTTATGCGAAGTGAATAA